A section of the Candidatus Polarisedimenticolaceae bacterium genome encodes:
- a CDS encoding DUF4388 domain-containing protein, whose protein sequence is AGPFDLVAAALGHDDDGPFRLLEEMRRDEILRSVPFVCLAPAAERTQKIRALRVGVDDFIPREVDLDEAVARLENVLVRESARRDGAGAGAKRGISGRLENLGLPDIVQILHIGMKTAVVTLHAEKHTGKLWFEGGAARHAKTGDLEGEAAFFAMLRWQRGDFTIEHGVRTRKATLDADPMFLVMEGLRLLDEAAVGDGHR, encoded by the coding sequence GCGGGGCCTTTCGACCTCGTCGCCGCGGCGCTCGGGCACGACGACGACGGGCCCTTCCGGCTGCTCGAGGAGATGCGCCGCGACGAGATCCTCCGATCGGTCCCGTTCGTCTGCCTCGCGCCGGCGGCCGAGCGCACCCAGAAGATCCGCGCGCTGCGCGTCGGGGTGGACGACTTCATTCCCAGGGAGGTCGACCTCGACGAGGCGGTCGCGCGGCTGGAGAACGTCCTCGTGCGCGAGTCGGCGCGACGCGACGGCGCCGGGGCCGGCGCGAAGCGTGGGATCTCCGGGCGCCTGGAGAATCTCGGTCTCCCCGACATCGTCCAGATCCTCCACATCGGGATGAAGACCGCGGTCGTGACCCTCCACGCGGAGAAACACACCGGAAAGCTCTGGTTCGAGGGGGGCGCCGCGCGCCACGCGAAGACCGGCGACCTCGAGGGTGAAGCGGCCTTCTTCGCGATGCTCCGCTGGCAGCGGGGGGACTTCACGATCGAGCACGGGGTGCGCACCCGCAAGGCGACCCTCGACGCCGATCCGATGTTCCTCGTGATGGAAGGCCTGCGCCTGCTCGACGAGGCCGCCGTCGGCGACGGTCACCGGTAA